A portion of the bacterium genome contains these proteins:
- a CDS encoding NYN domain-containing protein — MRTYVFIDASNLFYGGRKSLGWSIDHEKLALYFKSKYEANKVYYFGGVEIHDFPFDYIKNETVPINDVSIYLVDFIEKNKYNLSDVIITLINRYLKRIRFYMKLEKFGYILVLKPVKTHVDGKGISQKKANCDVDMTLYLIRYKDDYDRALVLTGDGDFLSALKYLRDNNKEVLVLARSPRTAKEIKKFAGDKFLDFEFLREIIRMDE, encoded by the coding sequence ATGCGAACATATGTATTTATTGATGCCTCAAATTTATTTTATGGTGGTAGAAAATCTCTCGGGTGGAGTATTGATCATGAAAAATTAGCATTGTATTTTAAGTCTAAGTATGAAGCGAATAAGGTCTATTATTTTGGAGGTGTTGAAATACATGATTTTCCATTTGATTATATAAAGAATGAAACTGTACCAATAAATGACGTTTCAATTTATTTGGTAGATTTCATTGAAAAAAATAAGTATAACTTATCTGATGTAATTATAACTCTTATAAATAGATATTTAAAAAGAATCAGATTCTACATGAAATTGGAGAAATTTGGATATATTCTTGTTCTTAAGCCAGTAAAGACTCATGTGGATGGAAAAGGCATAAGTCAGAAAAAGGCGAATTGTGATGTGGATATGACCCTTTATTTGATACGTTACAAAGATGATTATGATAGAGCTTTGGTTCTTACGGGGGATGGAGACTTTTTATCAGCGCTCAAATATTTACGAGACAATAATAAAGAAGTTCTAGTGTTAGCAAGATCTCCACGCACAGCAAAAGAAATAAAAAAGTTTGCTGGAGATAAGTTTTTGGACTTTGAGTTCCTAAGGGAAATAATCAGGATGG